In Sporosarcina psychrophila, a genomic segment contains:
- a CDS encoding aminoglycoside N(3)-acetyltransferase, with protein sequence MTEFETILDTHSFQSKETLKEQLNLLGVKSGDHIIVHSSLKLMGWIAGGAQAVVEALMETVTLNGTIIMPAQSADNSEPSYWMLPPVPEAWHEPIRQSIPAYDPNLTHLRGMGKIADCFHRHPKTIRSSHPAHSFMAWGRHADDWMSEHPLDDSFGTSSPLGKMLNVDVKVIMIGVSYESCTALHLAEYLAPEYTVSPQGAAIMQDGERIWATFDMVDVDSDIFPELGTAFEEMNPGIAIDGKLGQALCKVVPMKPLVEFGTVWITEKRMSEVVVD encoded by the coding sequence ATGACCGAATTTGAAACGATTCTCGATACCCATTCATTCCAATCGAAAGAGACACTAAAAGAGCAGCTTAACTTACTTGGTGTTAAATCGGGTGATCATATTATTGTCCATTCATCCCTTAAATTGATGGGGTGGATTGCAGGTGGTGCACAAGCCGTCGTCGAAGCGCTGATGGAAACAGTGACGTTAAACGGGACAATCATCATGCCCGCGCAGTCTGCCGACAATTCGGAACCATCTTACTGGATGCTTCCCCCTGTCCCAGAAGCGTGGCATGAACCTATACGTCAATCTATTCCCGCTTACGACCCGAACTTAACCCATCTACGTGGAATGGGGAAAATCGCTGACTGCTTCCATCGCCATCCAAAAACAATTCGAAGTTCTCACCCCGCCCATTCGTTCATGGCGTGGGGCCGCCACGCAGATGACTGGATGAGTGAACATCCGCTCGATGATTCATTCGGAACGAGTTCTCCACTCGGAAAAATGTTGAATGTGGATGTGAAGGTCATTATGATTGGAGTCAGTTATGAATCATGCACCGCACTTCATTTAGCTGAATACCTAGCTCCTGAATATACAGTCTCTCCTCAAGGTGCAGCCATCATGCAAGACGGTGAACGAATTTGGGCCACTTTTGATATGGTCGATGTCGATTCGGATATTTTTCCCGAATTGGGTACCGCGTTCGAGGAAATGAACCCCGGCATTGCTATCGACGGCAAGTTAGGACAAGCCCTTTGCAAAGTCGTTCCGATGAAACCGCTTGTTGAGTTTGGGACTGTATGGATAACTGAAAAAAGAATGTCAGAAGTGGTCGTTGACTAA
- a CDS encoding DUF4003 family protein: protein MDANVIRQEVETTYEKVKSLAGWTVDKNVVLTITSYYVTSEREFDAESLSRVMDALKSKSSWLSPLRGNLLPMMAAFLDKPGTDIDKEVNRLFAKQQVLKGIGFRNTIHSYLAALLLTNDTELYENEARQAKKLYDAIKKRHFFLTSDDDYAYAVLLGKRGADPMEHAKSMRAYYDSLRTEGFRSGNELQWLSQVMTYIQIKFDPSLITRAVEVLTHFKRNTKVRPVHYPMIGFLTVFGIDDIELQNIVELTHSLEESKPFKWNREMALSIAIGYIMHKLTESAEAESVSLATSVELIIQAQQAVMAATIAAMVASTSANSANN, encoded by the coding sequence ATGGATGCGAATGTGATTAGACAGGAAGTTGAAACGACATATGAAAAAGTGAAGTCGTTGGCAGGTTGGACGGTGGATAAAAACGTCGTGCTGACAATTACATCGTACTATGTCACATCTGAAAGGGAGTTTGACGCGGAAAGTTTGAGTCGAGTAATGGATGCACTAAAAAGTAAATCCAGCTGGCTTTCTCCGCTACGCGGCAATCTACTTCCGATGATGGCTGCATTTCTAGATAAGCCTGGGACAGATATCGACAAAGAGGTGAATCGTTTATTCGCGAAGCAACAAGTCTTAAAAGGTATAGGCTTCCGTAATACAATCCATTCATATTTGGCTGCGCTCCTGTTGACCAACGATACAGAGCTCTATGAAAACGAGGCGCGTCAAGCTAAAAAACTATATGATGCGATTAAGAAACGGCATTTTTTCCTGACGTCAGACGATGATTACGCATATGCAGTATTGTTAGGGAAAAGGGGCGCTGATCCAATGGAGCATGCGAAGTCGATGCGTGCGTATTATGACTCATTGCGAACCGAGGGATTCCGTTCGGGAAATGAACTACAATGGCTGTCACAAGTGATGACTTACATACAGATCAAGTTTGATCCAAGTCTCATAACCAGGGCTGTGGAAGTACTAACTCATTTCAAGCGCAATACGAAAGTACGACCTGTGCATTATCCTATGATTGGATTTCTTACCGTATTTGGAATAGATGATATAGAACTGCAGAATATTGTCGAACTTACGCATTCATTGGAGGAATCTAAACCTTTTAAATGGAATCGGGAAATGGCGTTGTCTATCGCAATTGGGTACATTATGCATAAATTGACTGAGAGTGCAGAAGCAGAAAGTGTTAGTCTTGCGACGTCTGTGGAATTGATTATACAAGCACAGCAAGCAGTGATGGCTGCGACGATTGCAGCGATGGTTGCGTCTACGTCAGCAAATTCAGCAAATAATTGA
- a CDS encoding ABC transporter ATP-binding protein, with translation MGNPVLEIKNLRTSFRIKDNYYAAVDDVSLTVEKNELLAIVGESGCGKSAFAFSIMGLHSQAKVEGNIYFKDQNIVNMSPAKLNELRGNKMGMIFQDSLSALNPLMTIGDQIDEIIYIHNNKLPKKERKERVIDLLNKVGIVNPAFTYDQYPHELSGGMRQRVVIAMAIANEPELLIADEPTTALDVTIQSQILDLIKKLKEEIHAGIILITHDLAVVAEMADRVAVMYAGQIVEIADVYTLFENPLHPYTRSLLNSVPNSNEEQSELHVIEGIVPSLQKLVRNGCRFSPRIPWVDESAHEENPVLHEVTPGHFVRCTCYRQFSFPDKSKEDQYHGVS, from the coding sequence TTGGGAAACCCGGTATTGGAAATTAAAAATCTCCGCACATCGTTTCGAATTAAAGATAACTACTATGCAGCAGTTGATGATGTATCATTGACTGTTGAAAAAAATGAACTGCTAGCCATCGTAGGAGAATCGGGTTGTGGGAAGAGTGCATTTGCTTTTTCAATAATGGGTCTGCATAGTCAAGCAAAAGTGGAAGGGAATATTTACTTTAAGGATCAGAATATAGTGAATATGTCTCCAGCTAAGCTAAATGAATTGCGTGGGAATAAAATGGGGATGATTTTTCAAGACTCGCTTTCCGCATTGAATCCATTAATGACTATTGGCGATCAAATTGATGAGATTATATATATCCATAACAATAAGCTACCGAAAAAGGAACGGAAAGAAAGAGTCATTGATTTGCTGAATAAGGTTGGAATTGTCAATCCAGCATTTACGTACGATCAATACCCCCATGAATTATCAGGTGGAATGAGGCAGCGGGTAGTGATCGCGATGGCGATTGCCAATGAACCGGAGCTATTGATCGCCGACGAGCCGACGACTGCCCTGGATGTGACCATTCAATCTCAAATACTTGATTTAATAAAAAAGCTCAAAGAAGAGATTCACGCGGGGATTATTTTGATTACCCATGATTTAGCGGTTGTTGCTGAAATGGCGGACCGAGTTGCTGTCATGTACGCAGGTCAAATTGTTGAGATTGCAGATGTTTATACGTTATTCGAAAACCCTTTGCATCCTTATACAAGGTCGTTACTGAACTCAGTTCCTAATTCAAATGAAGAGCAATCTGAACTTCATGTAATTGAGGGTATTGTCCCGTCCTTGCAGAAGTTGGTACGTAATGGTTGTCGGTTTAGTCCTAGAATTCCTTGGGTGGATGAGTCAGCTCATGAGGAGAATCCGGTATTGCACGAAGTAACCCCGGGTCACTTCGTACGCTGTACCTGTTACCGACAGTTTAGCTTCCCTGATAAAAGCAAGGAGGATCAGTACCATGGCGTTTCTTGA